The following coding sequences are from one Ovis canadensis isolate MfBH-ARS-UI-01 breed Bighorn chromosome 7, ARS-UI_OviCan_v2, whole genome shotgun sequence window:
- the JPH4 gene encoding junctophilin-4: protein MSPGGKFDFDDGGCYVGGWEAGRAHGYGVCTGPGAQGEYSGCWAHGFESLGVFTGPGGHSYQGHWQQGKREGLGVERKSRWTYRGEWLGGLKGRSGVWESVSGLRYAGLWKDGFQDGYGTETYSDGGTYQGQWQAGKRHGYGVRQSVPYHQAALLRSPRRTSLDSGHSDPPTPPPPLPLPGDEGGSPASGSRGGFVLAGPGDGDGASSRKRTPAAGGFFRRSLLLSGLRAGGRRSSLGSKRGSLRSEVSSEVGSTGPPGSEASGPPAPAPPALIEGSATEVYAGEWRADRRSGYGVSQRSNGLRYEGEWLGNRRHGYGRTTRPDGSREEGKYKRNRLVHGGRVRSLLPLALRRGKVKEKVDRAVEGARRAVSAARQLQEIAAARAADALLKAVAASSVAEKAVEAARMAKLIAQDLQPMLEAPGRRPRQDSEGSDTEPLDEDSPGVYENGLTPSEGSPELPSSPASSHQPWRPPTCRSPLPSGGDRGPFSSPKAWPEEWGGPGEQAEELAGYEAEDEAGMQGPEPRDGSPLLGGCSDSSGSLREEEGEDEEPFPQLSTPGGSEPEPAALPVLRGLSSRGPEARCLVEEAEEAVATERPAQPGAANPLVVGAVALLDLSLAFLFSQLLT from the exons ATGTCCCCCGGGGGCAAGTTCGACTTTGACGACGGGGGCTGCTACGTGGGGGGCTGGGAGGCGGGGCGGGCACATGGCTACGGCGTGTGCACGGGGCCCGGCGCCCAGGGCGAATACAGCGGCTGCTGGGCGCACGGCTTCGAGTCACTGGGCGTCTTCACGGGGCCCGGCGGACACAGCTACCAGGGCCACTGGCAGCAGGGCAAGCGCGAAGGGCTGGGCGTGGAGCGCAAGAGCCGCTGGACGTACCGCGGCGAGTGGCTGGGCGGGCTGAAGGGGCGCAGCGGCGTGTGGGAGAGCGTGTCCGGCCTGCGCTACGCCGGGCTCTGGAAGGACGGCTTCCAGGACGGCTACGGCACCGAGACCTACTCCGACGGAG GCACCTACCAGGGCCAGTGGCAGGCGGGGAAGCGCCACGGCTACGGGGTGCGCCAGAGTGTGCCCTACCATCAGGCGGCGCTGCTGCGCTCGCCCCGCCGCACCTCCCTGGACTCCGGCCACAGTGACCCCCCGAcgccgcccccgcccctgccgcTGCCCGGCGACGAAGGAGGTAGCCCGGCCTCTGGCTCCCGGGGAGGCTTCGTGCTGGCCGGGCCCGGGGACGGTGACGGCGCGTCCTCCCGAAAGCGCACCCCCGCGGCCGGCGGGTTCTTCCGCCGCTCGCTACTGCTCAGCGGGCTCCGGGCGGGCGGGCGCCGAAGCTCCTTGGGCAGCAAGCGGGGCTCCCTGCGCAGCGAGGTGAGCAGCGAGGTGGGCAGCACGGGACCCCCGGGTTCCGAGGCCAGCGGGCCCCCGGCCCCAGCGCCGCCCGCCCTCATCGAGGGCTCGGCCACTGAGGTGTATGCGGGCGAATGGCGCGCCGACCGGCGCAGCGGCTACGGCGTGAGCCAGCGCTCCAACGGGCTACGCTACGAGGGCGAGTGGCTGGGCAACCGCCGGCACGGCTACGGGCGCACCACCCGCCCCGACGGCTCCCGCGAGGAGGGCAAGTACAAGCGCAACCGGCTGGTGCATGGGGGTCGCGTGCGCAGCCTCCTCCCTCTGGCCCTTCGCCGGGGCAAAGTCAAGGAGAAAGTGGACAGGGCAGTCGAGGGTGCTCGTCGAGCCGTGAGCGCTGCCCGCCAGCTCCAGGAGATCGCCGCTGCCAG GGCAGCAGACGCCCTTCTCAAGGCAGTGGCAGCCAGCAGCGTTGCCGAGAAGGCTGTGGAGGCAGCTCGAATGGCCAAACTGATAGCCCAAGATCTGCAGCCAATGTTGGAAGCCCCAG GCCGCAGACCCAGACAGGACTCCGAAGGTTCCGACACCGAGCCCCTGGATGAAGACAGCCCTGGGGTATACGAGAATGGACTGACCCCCTCAGAGGGCTCCCCTGAACTGCCCAGCagtcctgcctcctcccaccaACCCTGGCGACCCCCTACCTGCCGGAGCCCACTGCCTTCTGGAGGGGACCGGGGTCCCTTCTCCAGCCCCAAAGCTTGGCCTGAGGAGTGGGGGGGCCCGGGTGAGCAGGCAGAGGAACTAGCTGGCTATGAGGCTGAGGATGAGGCTGGGATGCAAGGGCCAGAGCCCAGAGATGGCTCCCCACTCCTTGGAGGCTGCAGCGACAGTTCTGGAAGTCTtcgagaggaggagggggaggatgaAGAGCCCTTTCCCCAGCTGAGCACCCCAGGGGGCTCGGAGCCAGAGCCTGCAGCTTTGCCAGTCCTGAGGGGCCTGTCCTCGAGGGGTCCTGAAGCCAGGTGCCTGGTGGAAGAGGCTGAGGAGGCTGTTGCAACGGAGAGGCCCGCCCAGCCG GGAGCTGCCAACCCGCTGGTGGTGGGCGCCGTGGCCCTCCTGGACCTCAGCCTGGCATTCCTGTTCTCCCAGCTCCTCACCTGA